One Ricinus communis isolate WT05 ecotype wild-type chromosome 7, ASM1957865v1, whole genome shotgun sequence genomic region harbors:
- the LOC125370622 gene encoding uncharacterized protein LOC125370622, with protein sequence MSTKTNNKEISDSKKLSTVTIHEISSPIHIKLDGSNYRVWSKILEMQIAGRKKKGYITRRKVAPTEDDPGYNEWKAEDALVKLDHSLDQVSSHVLATSPLPSLEEAYSLVRREVQRQVTMGTKNYFEDSALMIQKSTSQVTPSVPVNSTTSNSRFCTHCNSTRHTVDVCWKKHGYSEWYKLKQAEKKNKKYAQIVVTDTSTPSASHVSQVSPQQGNSSLTYISTTSNTWVIDSGATYHMTSNSSILTSLMSSPVKFVQVANRTSMPITGVGNISISPTFLISFVLLAPDLSNSLLSISKITKSLNCSAIFDFTHYVIPQFYKMIVTQFHTQVQVFHYDNGREFINEFLTNFFLEHGILHQTICAYTPQQNGIAERKNRHILEVARALSFTMHVSKRFWAERKRDERPTRLFQNGYTRRKQNATVIPSPDFNAPLDDTTMPSDDSSTINPEVCVPSPTTSTLEKDSSLVTLENVILNPQVMDHDHGRRYPPRERREPDRLDFSKSSFNEALGDPTWKIAMEEQMKALQKNFIWEMVELPLEKKTVGCKWVFTLKSRSDGIVERYKTRLVAKDYTQTCEIDYQETFSPVAKMNIVRVIPSLAVNLDWPVYQFDVKNTFLNGDLIDKVYMDPLLGFTLGGGSNASEIKKLRSYLAKEIKMKDLRVLKYFLDVEVPTNKKRY encoded by the exons ATGTCTACTAAAACTAACAACAAAGAGATTTCTGATAGTAAGAAACTCTCAACGGTGACCATTCATGAGATCTCTTCTCCAATCCATATTAAATTGGATGGTTCTAATTATCGTGTTTGGTCAAAGATTTTAGAGATGCAAATTGCTGGCAGGAAGAAGAAGGGTTATATTACTAGAAGAAAGGTTGCACCTACAGAAGATGATCCAGGCTATAATGAATGGAAAGCTGAAGATGCCCTTGTCAA GCTTGATCACAGTTTGGATCAAGTTAGTAGTCATGTTTTGGCTACCTCCCCTTTACCAAGCTTGGAAGAAGCCTACTCTTTAGTTCGTCGTGAAGTGCAGAGACAAGTCACCATGGgaacaaaaaattattttgaggATTCAGCTCTGATGATCCAAAAAAGCACCTCTCAAGTGACTCCTTCTGTTCCTGTGAATTCTACTACTTCCAATTCTCGCTTTTGCACTCATTGCAATAGTACCAGGCATACAGTAGATGTTTGTTGGAAGAAGCATGGCTATTCGGAGTGGTATAAACTTAAACAAGctgagaagaaaaataagaaatatgcTCAGATTGTTGTTACTGACACTTCTACACCTTCTGCTTCTCATGTCTCTCAAGTGTCTCCTCAACAAGGTAATTCTAGTCTGACATATATTTCTACTACTTCTAACACTTGGGTTATTGATTCAGGGGCTACTTACCATATGACTAGTAATTCTTCTATACTTACCTCTCTAATGTCTTCACCTGTTAAGTTTGTACAGGTTGCTAATAGGACTTCTATGCCAATTACAGGAGTTGGGAATATCTCAATTTCTCCTACATTCTTAATATCATTTGTCTTACTTGCCCCTGATCTTTCTAATAGTCTTCTTTCCATTAGTAAGATTACGAAAAGTCTTAATTGTTCTGcaatatttgattttactCATTAT GTAATTCCTCAATTTTACAAAATGATTGTCACACAGTTTCATACTCAGGTTCAAGTTTTCCATTATGATAATGGTCGTGAGTTTATAAATGAGTTTCTTACCAATTTCTTCCTAGAACATGGCATCCTACACCAAACAATTTGTGCCTAcacaccacaacaaaatggtATAGCAGAGCGTAAGAATCGTCATATCCTTGAGGTTGCTCGGGCTTTAAGCTTTACTATGCATGTTTCTAAACGGTTTTGGGCTGAG agaaaaagggatGAAAGACCAACTAGGTTATTTCAAAACGGTTATACAAGAAGAAAACAGAATGCCACTGTTATTCCTTCTCCTGACTTTAATGCCCCTCTTGATGATACTACTATGCCATCAGATGACTCTTCTACTATTAACCCTGAGGTATGTGTTCCCTCTCCTACAACTTCAACTTTAGAGAAAGATTCTAGTCTTGTAACATTAGAAAATGTTATTTTGAATCCACAAGTTATGGATCACGATCATGGTAGGAGATATCCCCCTCGTGAACGTAGAGAACCTGATAGGTTGGATTTTTCCAAGTCATCTTTTAAT GAAGCCCTTGGAGATCCTACATGGAAGATTGCTATGGAAGAGCAAATGAAGGCTCtccaaaaaaattttatttgggaGATGGTTGAGTTGCCACTAGAAAAGAAGACAGTAGGATGCAAGTGGGTGTTTACATTGAAATCCAGGTCAGATGGGATAGTTGAAAGGTACAAGACTAGACTAGTGGCCAAAGATTACACTCAAACCTGTGAGATTGACTATCAAGAGACCTTTTCTCCTGTGGCTAAGATGAACATTGTTCGAGTCATTCCATCTCTTGCAGTCAATCTAGACTGGCCAGTATACCAGTTTGATgtaaaaaatacttttctcAATGGTGATTTGATAGATAAGGTGTATATGGATCCTCTTTTAGGATTTACACTAGGAGGAG GTAGTAATGCTAGTGAGATAAAGAAACTTCGAAGCTACTTGGCCAAGGAAATTAAGATGAAGGACTTGAGGGTTCTAAAATACTTCTTAGATGTTGAA GTTCCGACTAACAAGAAGAGATATTAG